A single genomic interval of Spirosoma linguale DSM 74 harbors:
- a CDS encoding protein of unknown function DUF214 (PFAM: protein of unknown function DUF214~KEGG: cps:CPS_4700 ABC transporter, permease protein), with translation MLTNYLKIAWRNLVRNWSLSTINIVGLSAGLAAVMFIMLFVQDEVSFDRFHEQGDQIYRVVMDTKTATGNEVVTGASGLPQGPTFQAEIPEVADFCRMQGYEMLFRHKNEGIYQQVMYVDPSFFRLFSFELLAGGSNGRDAQTLLSDPGNVVVTDEIALKYFGTTDVLNRQVTIDAGGSFENYRITGVVKAPPMNSSIRFDVLRPFVASLPPNRSDWNTNDWSDGFLNTFVLLRSDRNGLSANLATVEAKMADVFKRHASQQLAKLEKEYGSFSSAYHLQPFTDMHLNDRYELSNGLMRGSSSVYSYVLSGIAGLILLLACINFINLTLARSLRRTKEIGIRKATGSTRTQLIGQFVGETFLLTLLAFIPAIFLVYALLPQFSTLANKALQLGFLLNPQTFGLFGGLIALVTLLAGLYPALVLSGFNPTQVLYGRVRLTGRNSVGKSLLIVQFVIAIVLLIGTAVLHGQFNYIQTADVGYERANRVRIYVPWGREKQGELVKQALRGQPGIEAVARKSGGHRSSTFYSQNKPVKSGSEYIDDQYLSFVNVPIVAGRNLSHLNPADSISNILVNETFVKQFLSAERPAVGQVVQREENNVRHDLTVVGVVRDYQYRSLRDKPEPVLLQLGKPEQMNQLYVKLNPNQTSAGLQTIESIFRILIPYQPFSYHFMEDDRLESYADDARWKELVTDAALLAVLIAGLGLFGLVSLMIEQRTKEIGIRKVLGASTLEVARLLSLNFLKLVLIAFLIATPIGWYAARNWLDTFVYRMELTGWLFGLVGLSVLSVALLTVSFQSVKAALMNPVKSLRSE, from the coding sequence ATGCTAACAAACTACCTCAAAATTGCCTGGCGGAATCTGGTCCGCAACTGGTCGCTCAGCACGATCAATATCGTTGGCCTGAGTGCGGGGCTGGCCGCCGTTATGTTCATCATGCTGTTTGTGCAGGACGAAGTGTCGTTCGACCGCTTTCACGAACAGGGTGACCAGATTTACCGGGTAGTAATGGATACGAAAACCGCTACCGGCAATGAGGTTGTAACCGGTGCTTCGGGCTTGCCACAAGGCCCGACATTTCAGGCTGAGATACCGGAAGTAGCCGACTTCTGCCGGATGCAGGGCTATGAGATGCTGTTTCGCCACAAAAACGAAGGCATCTACCAGCAGGTCATGTACGTCGACCCGTCTTTCTTTCGGCTGTTCAGCTTCGAACTGCTGGCGGGCGGGAGCAACGGACGGGATGCCCAAACCTTGCTGAGTGACCCCGGCAATGTCGTGGTCACGGACGAAATAGCCCTCAAGTATTTCGGGACAACCGATGTATTGAACCGGCAGGTGACGATTGATGCGGGCGGTAGTTTCGAGAACTACCGCATTACAGGCGTGGTGAAAGCGCCCCCCATGAATTCGAGTATCCGCTTCGATGTGTTGCGGCCGTTTGTGGCATCGCTGCCGCCCAACCGCAGCGACTGGAATACGAACGACTGGTCGGATGGCTTTCTGAATACGTTTGTGCTGTTACGCTCCGACCGGAACGGCCTATCGGCCAACCTGGCTACAGTTGAAGCTAAAATGGCCGATGTGTTTAAACGGCACGCCAGTCAGCAACTGGCTAAACTCGAAAAGGAATACGGCTCCTTCAGCTCGGCCTATCATCTGCAACCGTTCACGGATATGCACCTCAATGACCGCTACGAATTGAGCAATGGGCTGATGCGGGGTTCCTCGTCGGTGTATTCCTACGTGCTGAGTGGCATTGCCGGACTCATTCTATTGCTGGCCTGTATCAACTTCATCAACCTGACGCTGGCCCGGTCGTTACGCCGAACGAAAGAGATCGGCATCCGAAAAGCAACGGGCAGCACCCGAACCCAGCTCATCGGGCAGTTTGTCGGCGAAACGTTCCTGCTGACGTTGCTGGCGTTCATACCCGCCATATTCCTCGTGTATGCCCTGTTGCCCCAATTCTCAACCCTCGCCAACAAGGCTCTGCAACTTGGTTTTCTGCTTAATCCGCAAACGTTCGGGCTGTTCGGTGGTCTCATTGCGCTCGTTACCCTACTGGCTGGACTTTACCCGGCACTGGTCCTGTCCGGCTTCAACCCAACGCAGGTTTTGTATGGCCGGGTGCGCCTGACGGGCCGCAACAGCGTCGGCAAATCGTTGCTCATTGTCCAGTTCGTGATCGCCATTGTACTGCTGATCGGAACGGCCGTTTTGCATGGGCAATTTAACTACATTCAAACGGCCGATGTGGGCTACGAACGCGCCAACCGGGTACGAATTTACGTCCCTTGGGGTCGTGAGAAACAGGGTGAACTGGTGAAGCAGGCCCTGCGGGGTCAACCCGGGATTGAAGCCGTGGCACGAAAGTCAGGGGGGCACCGCTCCAGCACGTTTTACAGTCAAAACAAACCCGTCAAATCGGGTAGCGAGTACATTGACGATCAGTACCTCTCCTTCGTGAATGTGCCCATTGTAGCCGGACGTAACCTGAGCCACCTCAACCCGGCCGACAGTATCTCGAACATTCTGGTCAACGAAACCTTTGTAAAACAGTTTCTTTCGGCCGAGCGACCCGCTGTTGGGCAAGTAGTACAACGGGAAGAAAACAACGTCCGGCACGACCTGACCGTGGTGGGCGTCGTGCGCGACTACCAGTACCGATCTCTCCGCGACAAGCCCGAACCTGTGCTGCTGCAATTGGGTAAGCCCGAGCAGATGAATCAGTTGTACGTTAAACTCAACCCAAACCAGACATCGGCAGGGCTGCAAACCATCGAGAGCATATTCCGGATATTGATTCCCTATCAACCCTTCAGCTACCATTTTATGGAAGACGACCGGTTGGAAAGCTACGCCGACGATGCCCGCTGGAAAGAACTTGTTACCGATGCCGCTCTGCTGGCCGTTCTGATTGCGGGCCTGGGTCTGTTTGGTCTGGTATCGCTCATGATCGAACAGCGCACGAAGGAAATCGGCATTCGAAAAGTATTAGGTGCCAGTACACTGGAAGTAGCCAGACTCCTATCCCTCAACTTCCTGAAGTTAGTGTTGATCGCGTTTTTAATCGCCACACCCATCGGCTGGTACGCGGCCCGGAACTGGCTTGATACGTTCGTGTACCGAATGGAATTGACCGGCTGGCTCTTTGGTCTGGTTGGCCTCTCGGTACTGAGTGTCGCCTTGCTCACAGTCAGTTTCCAGAGCGTGAAAGCCGCCCTGATGAACCCCGTGAAGTCGTTGCGGTCTGAGTAA
- a CDS encoding protein of unknown function DUF214 (PFAM: protein of unknown function DUF214~KEGG: cps:CPS_3505 ABC transporter, permease protein) produces MLTNYLKIAFRNLWRNRGYAAINVVGLGVAFCICAFLLLTAYLHLTYDSFHQDGDRIFQAYLFSNDPEKPTKSGTLPLPLAPALHTDFPELEATRIMAGRKSLVEANGKYFDKLINFTDPSFLNIFSFPLLVGNRKTALRELSSIVISENMAKDLFGTSNPVGKRLRMGNDGRQKDYIVTGVVADVPDNSSVRFDALARIENAPNYQDSKDKWDANSHTVFVKLPAQVDQATFEDRLKPFAQKYYQGAIEELKKKKAQPDSRGDLFAVRLQKLANVHFNRDLSDSKGTPIAVIYVLMGMAFFILAIACINFINLSIARSFTRAREIGVRKSLGALKSSLFVQIWSESGLICIVGFLAGAVLAYLLMPAFNAQFGAKLKLAYALQPGFIALYGFVILLVTLVAGGYPAWQMAKFNTVDVLKGKVTTKRPGVLRNALIVTQFTLSCLLVCCTVIAFQQVGHLRQSPLGFDKEQVISIPVGTQVDGRQVLQRLRNKLANDPTVLALTGTSTNLGRGKDRVSSRSTVGYTNKGKRISTDILMIDYDYLKTLKIKLLAGRDFNRAYASDSVNRVIVTQSMAKMMGVTNPVGMLLGDDEDTTGTKSQIIGVVPDFRLYSVADNANPITMYLSATEPIHYVFVRVAPQSLGGAMAKLQEVWAEVAPQSEFMGSFLDENVDAWYQNEEQLSQILSLASSVAILLSCIGLFAIALLMVEQRTKEIGIRKVMGASIPGIVLMLSRGFVKLVLIALCIAVPLAWFGMQTWLNNYSYRIDISPWVFIGVGLSAIFIALATVSFQSIKAALMNPVKSLRSE; encoded by the coding sequence ATGCTAACCAACTATCTCAAAATCGCCTTTCGCAACCTCTGGAGAAACCGGGGGTATGCGGCTATCAATGTCGTTGGCCTGGGTGTGGCTTTCTGCATCTGCGCCTTTCTGTTACTGACAGCCTACCTGCACCTCACCTATGATTCGTTTCATCAGGATGGCGACCGGATTTTTCAGGCGTACCTCTTCAGCAACGACCCCGAAAAACCAACAAAAAGCGGGACATTACCACTGCCCCTTGCCCCCGCCCTTCATACCGATTTTCCCGAACTGGAAGCCACCCGCATTATGGCCGGTCGCAAAAGTCTGGTCGAGGCCAACGGTAAGTACTTCGACAAGCTGATCAATTTCACGGACCCATCGTTCCTGAACATCTTTTCGTTTCCGCTCCTTGTCGGTAATCGGAAAACGGCCCTACGCGAGTTGAGCAGTATTGTGATTAGCGAGAACATGGCAAAGGACCTGTTTGGAACTTCCAATCCCGTAGGTAAGCGCCTGCGAATGGGTAACGATGGCCGTCAGAAAGATTATATCGTAACAGGTGTTGTGGCCGATGTGCCCGACAACTCGTCGGTTCGATTTGATGCCCTGGCGCGTATTGAGAACGCCCCAAATTATCAGGACAGCAAAGATAAGTGGGACGCTAACTCGCATACGGTATTCGTAAAATTACCGGCTCAGGTCGATCAGGCTACGTTTGAAGATCGGCTGAAACCCTTTGCGCAAAAGTATTATCAAGGCGCTATCGAGGAGTTAAAGAAGAAAAAGGCCCAGCCCGATTCACGCGGTGATTTATTTGCTGTGCGCTTACAGAAGCTGGCGAATGTCCATTTCAACCGGGACTTAAGCGACAGCAAAGGCACACCCATTGCGGTAATTTACGTGCTGATGGGCATGGCTTTTTTTATTCTGGCCATTGCCTGCATCAACTTCATCAACCTGAGCATTGCGCGGTCCTTCACCCGAGCGCGGGAGATCGGCGTTCGTAAATCGCTGGGTGCGCTCAAAAGCAGTTTGTTCGTCCAGATTTGGAGCGAATCGGGGTTGATCTGCATCGTAGGCTTTCTGGCTGGGGCGGTACTGGCTTACCTGCTCATGCCTGCCTTCAACGCTCAGTTCGGGGCCAAACTCAAGCTGGCGTATGCGCTTCAACCCGGCTTTATCGCCCTCTACGGATTTGTCATTCTGCTGGTTACGCTGGTAGCGGGTGGGTATCCGGCCTGGCAAATGGCGAAGTTCAATACGGTGGATGTGCTCAAGGGGAAAGTGACGACCAAACGGCCGGGCGTGTTGCGAAATGCGCTAATTGTCACCCAGTTTACGCTCTCCTGTCTGCTGGTTTGCTGCACCGTCATTGCCTTTCAGCAGGTAGGTCATTTGCGCCAAAGTCCGCTCGGTTTCGACAAAGAGCAGGTGATCAGTATACCGGTCGGCACGCAGGTTGACGGTCGGCAGGTGTTGCAGAGATTACGGAATAAACTGGCCAATGATCCAACAGTATTGGCCCTGACAGGCACCAGCACGAACCTCGGCAGAGGCAAAGACCGCGTGAGTTCGAGATCGACCGTCGGGTATACCAACAAGGGAAAGAGGATCTCGACCGACATTTTGATGATCGACTATGACTACCTCAAAACGCTTAAAATAAAGCTGTTGGCCGGGCGTGATTTTAACCGGGCCTATGCCAGCGATTCGGTTAATCGGGTCATCGTTACACAGAGCATGGCCAAGATGATGGGCGTGACCAACCCGGTCGGTATGTTGCTCGGCGATGACGAAGACACGACCGGCACCAAATCCCAGATCATCGGCGTCGTGCCCGATTTTCGGCTTTATTCCGTGGCCGACAACGCCAATCCGATCACCATGTACCTATCGGCTACCGAACCAATTCACTACGTTTTTGTGCGGGTAGCCCCGCAAAGTTTGGGTGGGGCTATGGCGAAGCTTCAGGAAGTGTGGGCCGAGGTGGCTCCACAATCGGAGTTTATGGGTTCGTTTCTGGATGAAAACGTCGACGCCTGGTATCAGAACGAAGAACAGCTTTCGCAGATATTAAGTCTGGCGTCAAGCGTGGCTATTTTGCTGTCGTGCATCGGTTTGTTTGCTATTGCCCTGCTCATGGTCGAACAGCGAACGAAGGAGATCGGTATCCGAAAAGTAATGGGAGCCAGCATTCCCGGCATTGTCCTGATGCTCTCGCGTGGCTTTGTCAAACTGGTGTTGATTGCGCTGTGCATCGCCGTGCCGTTGGCGTGGTTTGGCATGCAAACCTGGCTGAATAACTACTCCTATCGCATCGATATCAGCCCGTGGGTATTCATAGGCGTTGGCCTGTCGGCCATCTTTATTGCGCTGGCAACGGTGAGTTTTCAGAGTATCAAAGCCGCGCTGATGAACCCGGTGAAATCATTACGATCGGAGTAG
- a CDS encoding transcriptional regulator, PadR-like family (PFAM: transcriptional regulator PadR family protein), whose product MRRTYLGEFEEVVLLMVAILDGEGYGVTVSQALEEHTGRVVTFGTVHNTLIRLEEKGFVQSELGGATAERGGRRKRLFRVTALGSRALQEIQQLRQELWQLVPPHSLQLGGV is encoded by the coding sequence ATGCGTCGAACGTATTTAGGCGAGTTTGAGGAAGTGGTCCTGCTCATGGTTGCCATTCTGGATGGCGAAGGCTACGGCGTTACGGTCAGTCAGGCGCTGGAAGAGCACACGGGTCGGGTGGTTACCTTCGGTACTGTTCACAACACCCTCATCAGGCTGGAAGAGAAAGGCTTTGTGCAGTCTGAACTGGGCGGAGCCACTGCCGAACGGGGTGGTCGGCGCAAGCGGCTTTTCCGGGTTACGGCCCTGGGTAGCCGGGCGTTGCAGGAAATCCAGCAGCTTCGGCAGGAGTTATGGCAGTTGGTTCCACCTCACTCACTCCAACTTGGCGGGGTATGA
- a CDS encoding protein of unknown function DUF214 (PFAM: protein of unknown function DUF214~KEGG: cps:CPS_3505 ABC transporter, permease protein) gives MLTSYIKIAWRNIIRNKAFSAINILGLALGMGCSLLIFLWIQDELQVDNYHANGPQLYNVMQRQIYDGKVQAGRFTPGILADELKKQFPEVVYAAGYTGWDATLTFAAGDKINKETGHWAGADWFKMFSIPLLAGTPATALNSPIGMAISRKVADFYFGSPAAALGKSIRVDNKQDYQITAVFENLPTMSSDKYDFLINWQDCLNRNPWMKDWGNNGPHTRIMLRPDRNGGPATVATLDAKLKPFLRKYDKNVGTNFDAQLFLQAYPDGYLYSNFKNGQQDGGRIEYVRLFGIVAVFLLLIACINFMNLATARSVKRAREVGVRKVIGAVRSLLAGQFIGEALLFTLLALTLALFLVFLLLPSFNSLTGKHIHLQTTQSSFWLVLVGMALFTGLVAGSYPALFLSSLEPVRVLKGTLKFGAGARLFRQGLVVFQFVLSMLLIVGTIIVYRQVNYVQTTNLGYERENLIYVPVEGELTAQSAYKTFKDELLRQPGIMAVSSMQEAPTNIGSSTGGVSWPGKDPNINIEITHTAVGYDLMKTLKIKLAGRDFSPEFSTDTTNYLINEATARRIGYKAGGSASSLVGQPITMWGKPGKIIGVMEDFHFQSLHIPISPLIMRLSQEPGSQNFLIRTQPGQTKQALASIESLWKQMNPKFPFDYRFADDEYQKLYKSETVVGSLANYFAFLAIFISCLGLLGLSAFTAEQRTKEIGVRKVLGASVSSIFGLLSKDFLKLVLLAIVIATPLAWWAMSQWLQGFAYQVDLSWWIFALAGLLAIGIALLTISFQSVKAALMNPVKSLRSE, from the coding sequence ATGCTAACCAGTTACATTAAAATCGCCTGGCGAAATATCATCCGTAACAAAGCCTTTTCGGCTATCAATATTCTGGGATTGGCCCTGGGCATGGGCTGTAGCCTGTTGATTTTCCTGTGGATTCAGGACGAACTTCAGGTCGATAATTACCATGCGAATGGCCCGCAGCTGTACAACGTCATGCAGCGGCAGATTTACGACGGTAAGGTACAAGCTGGTCGCTTTACACCCGGCATTCTGGCCGACGAACTAAAAAAGCAGTTTCCCGAAGTGGTCTATGCCGCCGGGTATACAGGTTGGGATGCGACCTTAACCTTTGCCGCTGGCGATAAAATAAACAAAGAGACAGGCCACTGGGCCGGTGCCGACTGGTTTAAGATGTTCAGCATTCCACTGCTGGCCGGTACGCCCGCCACGGCCCTGAACTCGCCCATTGGCATGGCCATTTCCCGCAAAGTAGCCGACTTTTATTTCGGCAGTCCGGCAGCGGCTCTGGGCAAAAGCATCCGCGTCGACAACAAGCAGGATTACCAGATTACGGCCGTCTTCGAAAACCTGCCGACAATGTCATCGGACAAGTATGACTTCCTGATCAACTGGCAGGATTGTTTGAATCGAAACCCGTGGATGAAAGACTGGGGAAACAACGGCCCTCACACGCGTATTATGCTTCGGCCAGACCGCAACGGCGGACCGGCGACCGTCGCAACCCTTGATGCTAAACTGAAGCCATTTTTGCGAAAATATGACAAAAATGTCGGCACCAATTTCGATGCGCAGCTTTTCCTGCAAGCCTACCCCGACGGGTATTTATATTCAAACTTCAAGAATGGCCAGCAGGACGGCGGACGCATTGAATACGTCCGGTTGTTTGGCATTGTGGCCGTCTTTCTGTTGCTGATTGCCTGTATCAATTTCATGAATCTGGCTACGGCCCGTTCCGTCAAACGGGCGCGGGAAGTGGGCGTTCGGAAGGTGATTGGCGCGGTACGGAGTTTACTCGCCGGACAGTTTATCGGCGAGGCTTTGTTGTTCACGCTATTGGCGCTGACGCTTGCCCTGTTTCTTGTTTTCCTGTTACTCCCTTCCTTTAATTCACTGACGGGCAAACACATACATCTGCAAACTACACAGTCGTCTTTCTGGCTGGTGCTGGTGGGTATGGCGCTGTTCACCGGCCTGGTGGCGGGCAGCTACCCCGCCCTGTTCTTATCGTCGCTGGAGCCGGTTCGGGTATTGAAGGGGACACTCAAGTTTGGCGCGGGTGCCCGACTGTTTCGGCAGGGGCTGGTGGTGTTTCAGTTCGTCCTGTCGATGCTGCTCATTGTGGGTACCATCATCGTGTACCGGCAGGTCAACTATGTGCAAACGACTAATCTTGGCTATGAGCGCGAAAACCTGATCTACGTGCCGGTAGAGGGTGAACTCACGGCACAGTCGGCCTACAAAACCTTTAAAGATGAACTGCTGCGGCAGCCGGGAATCATGGCGGTATCGTCCATGCAGGAAGCACCTACCAACATTGGGAGCAGTACGGGCGGGGTAAGCTGGCCGGGCAAAGACCCGAACATTAACATCGAAATTACCCATACGGCGGTCGGTTATGACCTCATGAAAACGTTGAAGATCAAACTGGCGGGACGGGATTTTTCACCCGAGTTCAGCACCGATACTACTAATTACCTGATCAACGAAGCCACCGCCCGGCGCATTGGGTACAAAGCGGGTGGGTCAGCCAGTTCACTCGTGGGCCAGCCCATTACGATGTGGGGTAAGCCGGGCAAAATAATTGGCGTGATGGAAGACTTCCACTTCCAGTCGCTGCACATTCCGATCTCACCCCTGATTATGCGGCTGAGTCAGGAACCCGGCTCGCAGAATTTCCTGATTCGCACCCAGCCGGGGCAAACGAAACAGGCATTGGCCAGCATCGAATCGCTGTGGAAACAGATGAACCCAAAGTTTCCTTTTGACTACCGCTTCGCCGATGATGAATATCAGAAGCTCTACAAAAGCGAGACCGTTGTGGGCAGTCTGGCAAATTATTTCGCATTTCTGGCCATCTTCATTTCGTGTCTCGGCTTGCTGGGCTTATCAGCCTTCACTGCCGAACAGCGGACGAAAGAGATTGGCGTTCGCAAAGTGCTGGGCGCATCGGTAAGCAGCATTTTCGGCTTACTGTCCAAAGATTTCCTAAAGCTCGTTTTGCTGGCTATCGTCATTGCAACGCCATTGGCCTGGTGGGCCATGAGCCAGTGGCTACAGGGATTCGCCTACCAGGTTGACCTGTCGTGGTGGATTTTCGCCCTGGCGGGTTTACTGGCGATAGGTATTGCCTTGCTGACAATCAGTTTCCAGAGCGTTAAAGCCGCCCTGATGAATCCGGTGAAGTCGTTACGGTCGGAATGA
- a CDS encoding intracellular protease, PfpI family (TIGRFAM: intracellular protease, PfpI family~PFAM: ThiJ/PfpI domain protein~KEGG: xau:Xaut_4267 PfpI family intracellular peptidase) encodes MNRKILIVTGDGGESYETLYAVHRFQEEGDLAVIAAPSKRRLNLVMHDFELGWDTYIERPGYCLASDLTIQDVVVEEYDAILLLGGRAPEYLRNHAALLEVVREFDRQGKWVFAICHGIQILVTAGLATNRTLTAYEHVRTEIEMGGGTYSTQQAVRDGNMVTGQTWQSHPDFYREVFACLNELEQVEK; translated from the coding sequence ATGAATCGCAAAATTTTGATCGTCACCGGTGATGGTGGCGAAAGTTACGAAACCCTCTACGCCGTTCACCGTTTTCAGGAAGAGGGTGATTTAGCCGTCATTGCCGCTCCCAGCAAACGGCGGCTCAACCTGGTTATGCACGATTTTGAACTGGGATGGGATACCTACATCGAGCGGCCCGGCTATTGTCTGGCGTCAGACCTGACCATACAGGATGTTGTCGTCGAGGAGTACGATGCCATTTTATTGCTCGGTGGCCGTGCTCCAGAATACTTGCGCAACCATGCCGCTCTGCTGGAGGTCGTCCGCGAATTTGACCGGCAGGGTAAATGGGTCTTTGCCATCTGTCACGGGATTCAGATTCTGGTCACGGCGGGGTTAGCCACCAACCGAACGCTAACGGCTTATGAACACGTACGCACCGAAATTGAGATGGGCGGTGGAACGTACTCTACCCAACAAGCCGTACGCGACGGAAACATGGTTACGGGCCAGACCTGGCAATCCCACCCCGACTTTTATCGGGAGGTATTCGCCTGCCTCAACGAGCTGGAACAGGTGGAAAAATAA
- a CDS encoding protein of unknown function DUF214 (PFAM: protein of unknown function DUF214~KEGG: cps:CPS_4700 ABC transporter, permease protein) — translation MIRNYLKIAWRNLTKNKVYSFINISGLATGMAVTIMIGLWVYDELSFDRQTKHYDRIAQLWQFVTFDVEKTSYNSLPIPLAQELRSKYPDFELVSLASFDRTAVLASGENRFTKTGNYVEPDFLPMMSVKMLVGTYRGLTDVNSILLSAATAKNLFGTADPINKLIKLDNKVNVRVTGVYEDFPQNSSFKATLFLAPWRLLMAINENARGQLDQWDSNGFPIYVQLKNGVSADQASARIKDIRMKRENPPPYKPEFFLHPMSKWHLYSDFKNGVNTGGLIQFVWLFGVIGVFVLLLACINFMNLSTARSEKRAKEVGIRKAVGSLREQLISQFFAESLLVTGLAFVLALVLVQLSLPLFNTIADKEVQILWFSPVFWLIGLGFTLLTGLIAASYPALYLSSFQPIKVLKGTIKMGRFAAIPRKVLVVFQFAVSITLIIGTIIVLRQIEFAKDRPVGYSRSKLVEVRINTPELVGQYNPLRTDLLNTGAVANMSESDKPLTADYGGTTNISWPGKTPDMHPLIIANLITHDFGKTIDWQLTTGRDFSRAFTTDSSAMILNESALKLMGLTRPLGTLIKQSGREYRVIGIVKDIINGNPFEAIKPSFFVLDYRNVNIITLKLAPQVPTSQALEKVAEVFKKYNPAAPFEYTFVDDEYGKKFGRETRIGNLAMIFAAFAIFISCLGIFGLASFMAEQRTKEIGVRKVLGASVMNLWGLLSRDFIVLILISVGIATPIAWYFLNSWLQNYTYRTTIVWWVFALTGAGTLLLTLLTVSFQSVRAALMNPVKSLRSE, via the coding sequence ATGATCCGCAACTACCTAAAAATCGCCTGGCGAAACCTCACAAAGAACAAAGTTTACTCCTTTATCAACATCAGCGGGCTGGCAACGGGTATGGCCGTAACGATCATGATTGGCCTGTGGGTGTACGACGAGCTATCCTTCGACCGACAAACCAAACATTACGACCGCATTGCCCAACTTTGGCAGTTTGTAACGTTCGATGTCGAAAAGACATCGTACAACTCGTTACCCATCCCGCTAGCTCAGGAACTCCGCAGTAAATACCCCGATTTTGAATTGGTTAGTCTGGCTTCATTCGACCGTACGGCGGTGCTAGCTTCGGGCGAGAACCGATTCACCAAAACGGGCAATTACGTGGAGCCGGATTTCTTACCGATGATGTCGGTTAAGATGCTGGTCGGTACTTACAGAGGCTTAACGGATGTAAATAGCATTTTACTGTCGGCGGCTACGGCTAAAAACTTATTTGGTACAGCTGATCCTATCAATAAGCTTATCAAACTCGACAATAAAGTGAACGTCCGGGTAACGGGGGTTTACGAAGATTTTCCGCAGAACAGCAGCTTCAAAGCCACGCTTTTTCTGGCTCCCTGGCGTCTGTTAATGGCAATTAACGAGAATGCCAGAGGTCAGCTGGATCAATGGGACAGTAATGGGTTCCCGATTTATGTACAACTCAAAAACGGGGTTTCAGCCGACCAGGCCTCGGCCAGGATCAAGGATATTCGAATGAAGCGGGAGAACCCACCGCCCTATAAACCCGAATTTTTTCTGCATCCAATGTCGAAGTGGCATTTGTATTCCGATTTCAAGAACGGGGTCAATACGGGTGGACTCATTCAGTTTGTGTGGCTGTTTGGCGTCATTGGCGTGTTCGTCTTGTTGCTGGCCTGCATCAACTTCATGAATCTGAGCACGGCCCGCAGCGAGAAACGCGCCAAAGAAGTGGGTATCCGCAAGGCCGTCGGCTCGCTACGAGAACAGCTCATCAGCCAGTTTTTTGCCGAGTCGCTTTTAGTAACTGGACTAGCGTTTGTACTGGCCCTGGTGCTGGTTCAGCTGTCGCTGCCGCTGTTTAACACGATTGCGGATAAAGAAGTACAAATTTTATGGTTCAGCCCCGTGTTCTGGTTAATTGGCCTGGGATTTACCCTGCTCACCGGGCTGATCGCGGCCAGTTATCCGGCGCTGTACCTGTCGTCTTTCCAACCAATAAAAGTCCTGAAAGGAACCATCAAAATGGGGCGTTTTGCGGCTATACCTCGTAAAGTGCTGGTCGTTTTTCAGTTTGCCGTGTCCATTACGCTCATCATCGGCACCATAATCGTGTTGCGTCAAATTGAGTTTGCCAAAGATCGACCGGTTGGGTACAGCCGCAGCAAACTAGTCGAAGTGAGGATAAATACACCCGAACTGGTTGGCCAATACAATCCGTTGCGAACCGATTTACTAAACACGGGCGCCGTTGCCAACATGTCGGAATCGGATAAACCGCTAACGGCTGACTACGGCGGCACAACCAATATTTCATGGCCGGGCAAAACGCCCGACATGCACCCCTTGATCATTGCCAACCTGATTACGCATGATTTTGGAAAGACTATAGACTGGCAGCTAACAACCGGGCGCGATTTCTCAAGGGCGTTTACCACCGATTCATCGGCGATGATACTGAACGAATCGGCCCTTAAGTTGATGGGGCTGACCCGGCCACTAGGCACATTGATTAAGCAAAGTGGCCGGGAATACCGGGTTATTGGCATCGTGAAAGACATTATCAACGGCAATCCATTTGAAGCGATAAAACCATCTTTTTTCGTACTAGACTACAGGAATGTGAACATTATCACCCTTAAGCTGGCTCCGCAAGTGCCAACCAGCCAGGCACTGGAAAAAGTGGCGGAGGTGTTCAAAAAATACAACCCGGCGGCTCCATTCGAGTATACGTTTGTAGATGATGAGTACGGCAAAAAATTTGGCAGAGAAACTCGTATCGGCAATCTGGCAATGATTTTTGCCGCCTTCGCTATCTTTATTTCCTGCCTTGGCATTTTTGGCTTGGCTTCGTTTATGGCCGAGCAGCGTACCAAAGAGATCGGTGTCCGCAAAGTGCTGGGAGCCTCGGTGATGAACCTATGGGGACTACTTTCCAGAGATTTTATCGTGCTGATTTTGATTTCGGTTGGAATTGCTACACCCATAGCCTGGTACTTTCTGAACAGCTGGCTGCAGAATTACACTTACCGCACCACAATTGTCTGGTGGGTCTTTGCCCTGACCGGCGCAGGTACGTTATTGCTTACGCTGCTTACAGTGAGTTTCCAGAGCGTGAGAGCCGCGTTGATGAATCCGGTAAAATCCCTGCGGTCGGAGTAG